A region of the Tissierellales bacterium genome:
GAAATTGTTGAACTAATCCAAGATTATGTTGATGGAGAATCTATATATATCCCTAGAAAAGATAATAATAGACGAAGATGGGGAGAAAAAACCAATATTCGCAATGAATTATATGTACGAAATCAACAAATATATGCTGATTATCAGCGGGGATATAAAACTGTGGAGTTAGCTGAGAAATATTTTTTATCTGAAAAAAGTATACAACGCATTATCCTTAAAATGAAA
Encoded here:
- a CDS encoding CD3324 family protein encodes the protein MSYKRAEDILPGEIVELIQDYVDGESIYIPRKDNNRRRWGEKTNIRNELYVRNQQIYADYQRGYKTVELAEKYFLSEKSIQRIILKMKRTI